A single Phoenix dactylifera cultivar Barhee BC4 chromosome 1, palm_55x_up_171113_PBpolish2nd_filt_p, whole genome shotgun sequence DNA region contains:
- the LOC103706047 gene encoding protein IQ-DOMAIN 14-like — MGKKGNWFTALKRAFTSSSKDTDKPIDVSEKKNIKEKKRWGFGRSKHGEVNSFIPLFRKPSSIEQILCDAERDQLHRTQQAPQKKVLPLKSTAPAPAHLLAPAPKPLITPNYVQMSAVKIQAAYRGYLARRNYRALKGLIRLQGVMRGQSVKRQTMNAMKCMQMLVRVQSQIRARRLQMMESRSIQQHHTPRKSDKEFESSFGKWSMTHRSEAEAHGEWNDSVLTKGEVDARMRRKVEAVIKRERALAYAYSHQLLNVSPKSAHAVLTDIRMGGFPWWWNYLERRLSGDPRPQTPASRLNPIAFTPFTPCTPSSSSSAHPHPRPFSRGTPRPASASKLKPSFSTSSRRSDHHPSAAAAAALRDDESLTSCSAFTLPNYMTPTASAKAKSRALATDHEGKPRFSFRFGQSIGSLQGSLFAATKDAGSQRMGSGKHKKTLSVGGLSVDSTVSMPAGVGRRPFK; from the exons ATGGGGAAGAAGGGGAATTGGTTTACAGCTCTCAAAAGGGCCTTCACTTCAAGCTCTAAAGATACAGATAAGCCGATCGAT GTGTCAGAGAAGAAAAAcataaaagagaagaaaaggtggGGATTTGGAAGATCAAAGCATGGAGAGGTCAATTCctttattcctctcttcagaaaACCAAGCAGCATTGAACAGATACTGTGCGATGCTGAGAGGGATCAACTCCACAGGACACAGCAAGCACCACAAAAGAAGGTTCTGCCGCTCAAGTCAACTGCGCCTGCTCCTGCACACTTATTGGCACCTGCACCAAAACCATTGATCACTCCAAACTACGTTCAAATGTCAGCAGTCAAAATTCAAGCAGCCTATAGAGGTTACTTG GCTAGAAGGAACTACCGAGCGCTCAAAGGATTAATAAGACTTCAAGGTGTGATGAGAGGGCAGAGTGTGAAGCGTCAGACCATGAATGCAATGAAATGCATGCAGATGCTCGTAAGAGTCCAATCACAAATACGTGCAAGGAGGCTGCAGATGATGGAAAGCAGGAGCATCCAACAGCACCATACCCCACGAAAGAGTGACAAGGAATTTGAAAGCAGCTTCGGCAAATGGAGCATGACTCACCGG TCGGAGGCAGAAGCCCATGGGGAGTGGAATGATAGCGTGCTGACAAAGGGGGAGGTTGATGCAAGAATGAGAAGAAAGGTGGAGGCAGTCATCAAGAGGGAAAGAGCTCTGGCCTATGCTTACTCTCATCAG CTATTGAACGTGTCGCCCAAGTCGGCCCACGCCGTCCTCACCGACATCCGCATGGGTGGCTTCCCCTGGTGGTGGAACTACCTCGAACGCCGCCTCTCCGGCGACCCCCGTCCCCAAACCCCGGCCTCTCGCCTCAACCCCATTGCCTTCACCCCCTTCACCCCCTgcaccccctcctcctcctcctccgcccacCCCCATCCCCGCCCCTTCAGCCGCGGCACCCCTCGCCCCGCCTCCGCATCCAAGCTCAAGCCCTCCTTCTCCACCTCCTCCCGCCGGTCGGACCACcacccctccgccgccgccgccgccgccctccgGGACGACGAGAGCCTCACCAGCTGCTCGGCCTTCACGCTACCCAACTACATGACCCCCACCGCCTCCGCCAAGGCGAAATCCCGCGCCTTGGCCACGGATCACGAGGGGAAGCCCCGCTTCTCGTTCCGGTTCGGCCAGAGCATCGGGTCGCTGCAGGGGTCGCTCTTCGCGGCGACCAAGGACGCCGGCTCGCAGAGGATGGGCTCCGGTAAGCACAAGAAGACGCTCTCGGTCGGAGGGTTGAGCGTCGACTCCACCGTCTCTATGCCCGCCGGCGTCGGAAGAAGACCGTTCAAATAG